ctgtgctgaatagaatgaatattcttgtctttgtgtctttttgtaacttaaggttttgcctagagggattctctatgttttgaatctaattaccctgtaaggtatttaccatcctggttttacagaggtgattctttttaccttttcttatattaaaattcttcttgtaagaaattgaatgcttttttcattgttcttaagatccaagagtttgggtctgtggtcacctatgcaaatcggtgaggatttttatcaagccttccccaggcaggggggtacaaggttttggtgaggattttgtggggaaagacgtttccaaacaatgctttctcaaaaataaacccatacgtttggtggtagcagtggaagtccaagggcaaaaggtataatagtttgtaccttggggaagttttaacctaagctggtaaaagtaagcttaggaggtttacctaagctggtaaaagtaagcttacattcagttccccacatctgtaccctagagttcagagtggggaaggaaccttgacagggggagaggggaatgggagtTTGGAAGAGGTTTCTAGAGAGCGACCTGGTTATGTAGTTTATCTTGCATTATCTGTATCTCAGTAGTCTTAACTGTTATCGGCTGAAACATGAGCATGGCCATAGTTTCTTTCAATCCCGGTGACAATTGCCTGGGCTATACAAAAGTATTCAGTTGCCCAGTGATGCTCAGCTAATGGAGTATGTATAGTAGTGGAGTCGGATCCATAGCTCATATCTTGGGCTAAACAACATGGAGAGTGTCCACTGAAGAGGCCACATTAGCCATTTCAGTAaaaattttcttttctatttagacACATGCCTGTTAACGTTTGACCCAGTCACGGCCCACAGATATCTCAGGCTCTTGGAGGACAACCACAAAGTGACTAACACCACGCCCTGGGAACACTCCTACCCAGATCACCCTGAAAGATTTGAGCACTGGCGCCAGGTGCTGTCAGACAACAGCTTGTACATGGGTCGCTACTACTTTGAGGCTGAAATAAGCGGAGCCGGCATTTACATTGGTATGACATACAAAAGCATTGACCGGAAGGGGTCAGAAAGCAACAGCTGCATCTCGGGGAATAACTTCTCCTGGAGCATCCAATGGCATGGCAAGGGGTTCTCTGCGTGGCACAGTGATGTGGAGACGCCACTGAAAACAGACACGTTCAACAGGATAGGGGTCTATCTGGACTATCCCAAGGGCACTTTGTCCTTCTATGGTGTCACCTTGGACACCATGACTCTGATGCACAAGTTTGAGTGTGAATTTGCTGAGCCACTCTATCCTGCTTTCTGGCTTTCGAAGAAAGAAAACTCCATCAGAATAATCAAAGCAGGGGATGCTGATGAGAAGACTCCTGTCTCTTCTGCTTCCTCAGAGGAAGCTGCTCCTTCCAACACACATTCAGTGTCTGAGGTGGAAGCATTGGCCAGTACTTAGGTTGTGGATCAATATTAGTATTGGGGCAGCAGACGCAGCAAGGAGATACATGCTACTGGGGTTTTAATAAGAGGGTCCATAAACGAAGCTGGTTCTCAGCTTCCTATGGCTTGAAGATGGAAAAGTCCTTTTTTGGTCATGTAGTCCAACTCCCAGGGGTCAGTGCAGATTGTTCCCTACTATATATTCTTGAATGCTTTGTTCAGTAGGATTTTACCTTATTTCAACATGATGGGTATTCTACCAGTTCCCTGGGAAACTTTTCCAGCTTCAAGGGACCTGATTCTGTGCTCATATACAGCGGCATAAATCAGGTGTAACCCTATGGAAGTTAACCATGGGCTAAATCTGCAGTTAATGTAGCTCTGCCTAGCTCTGTTgaactcaatggagctatggtgatttataccagctggagatctggagtggagttacactggtgtacaaCCGGTGTGAGAGGAAGATCAGGCACTAATAGGTCAAGATCTCACTATGTGGAAAATATTCCTAATGTTCAGTCTACATTTCTTCTGCTCAGTTTCATTCTGTTACCTCTGGTCTCATTGGAGGCAGAATAGGTCAGTGGACAGGCAGGCTGGTCCGGCGGCTAGGGTGCTATCATTGGTGTGGGGAGACCAGTGTTCACTTGCCTATACGAGCACAGTCTccttgtgtgatgctgggcaagttgctcagtctctctgtgtctcagctccCTGCCTATACAATGTAGATGATAGCCTTGCCCTACCTCTCAAGGgtcttgtgaggataaatgctggatcatattaaagaagttctgtattaaaatcacaaatgagtttgattctccataatttaaattccagggtattactaattaagaggtctcttggtttttggtactgtttctctccctctatgtgtgaaacttgcaagctgctaattgtgttagtacattctaagacagagtctgttcacaaagcaattctttgtaacaacaactactcacacagagagagactcaaacaACATGGAGagcaaagcaatactctgtaacaacagaaacagcacccacagacttttgttgtattcatctcgctttgttaacaattgtgattaaaatagagatagaggatgtgtgtggataataaatgaatgatcagggaagtgccagcctaagaatccagtgtccatccgCTGAAGAAGGCGTTAAG
This portion of the Dermochelys coriacea isolate rDerCor1 chromosome 14, rDerCor1.pri.v4, whole genome shotgun sequence genome encodes:
- the TRIM16 gene encoding tripartite motif-containing protein 16 isoform X3 codes for the protein MGTEHGHACMGQTPKSSISEVKSLVSGQFGELLEAVKMAHSDVLAFLEEKERVAVNQANGIKIHLEHKHAAMEENKLRLEKMALHTSDILFLKEYCELKKNTGDDTLPSVYIGLKDKLSGIRRVISESTEHLLQLVQATYKEKLEEFGKEEDCGIKTMVSALVPSRHRISAPDPETRSDFLKYTCLLTFDPVTAHRYLRLLEDNHKVTNTTPWEHSYPDHPERFEHWRQVLSDNSLYMGRYYFEAEISGAGIYIGMTYKSIDRKGSESNSCISGNNFSWSIQWHGKGFSAWHSDVETPLKTDTFNRIGVYLDYPKGTLSFYGVTLDTMTLMHKFECEFAEPLYPAFWLSKKENSIRIIKAGDADEKTPVSSASSEEAAPSNTHSVSEVEALAST